DNA sequence from the Pseudochaenichthys georgianus chromosome 8, fPseGeo1.2, whole genome shotgun sequence genome:
gtgtgtgtgtgtgtgtgtgtgtgtgtgtgtgtgtgtgtgtgtgtgtgtgtgtgtgtgtgtgtgtgtgtgtgtgtgtgtgtgtgtgtgtgtgtgtgtgtgtgtgtgtgtgtgtgtgtgtgtgtgtgtgtgtgcagatggAGCACAGAGAGCTGCAGCAGGATCTGGAGGCTCAGTGGGGTCAGGTGGTTTCCAGACTGCAGGGGAAGCTCTTCCAGTCGGACTGGGACATCGCCTCCTTCACAgtcttcttcatcttcatcgGTGAGCGGCGGCGAAGACAAGAGGCTTGAGCATGTTTGATACAAAATACATTTGGACTTTCCCCCTACCCATTGTTGTGTCATTTATCCACACTGCCTTTATCTGATCCatgtagttactttacagattaagATTATGAATGCAACATATAATAAACTaatcaaatacatttatataggaaagaagaagaaacatgAGCTCCACCAGCTGCAGCGATCAATGATTCGTATCCAAACATATGATGTATATATTTCTGAAACGAGCACCTCTGCATGGCTTTGGAAGAGAAGTATTACTAATACAGTAGGTGTGTTCTCCCCCGTGGTGTATCTGAGTTCTCCTCATGGACTGCAGTCTGACATTTCACTGGAGCCATTTTGTTGGCAATTTAAGAAGCAAAGTTGATCTGAAACTAACGTCGTTATGTCTGATGCTCACCATCGCAGTAAAGCTCTGTACGATGACGCTTGGATACAAAGATAAGCGTGGCTGCACAAAGTGAGTAACAGGAACAGACATGTGTCCAGTGCCGGATCAGAACCTTCAGGGCAGCAATGAGGCAGTTAGTTTACTCTTAGTAAAGTATCCAGCTGAACACGGAGCAGCAGTCTCATTGCATTGCAGTAATGCCCCTGGCTGCCCCTGCACAGAACACGAGAGGAAGCTGCAAACTGAATACTGCCCTCTGCAAACATTTGTATGAATAAGTTGCTTATCTCCTGAGCACCTGAGGAGAGGAAACGTCAGCCTGTGAAATCCTCATGCCACGTGTAGCCTAAAGGTAACCAACGAGCTCCTTTCTTCCTGCTGAACACGGTCTGATCGGGGTTCTGCTTTCAGGCATGGTTCTGCTGCTGGTCCTGCTGGTGCTtatccgctgctgctgctgctgctgctgcaatgATGATGagaaggtaacacacacacacacacacacacacacacacacacacacacacacacacacacacacacac
Encoded proteins:
- the smim22 gene encoding small integral membrane protein 22 gives rise to the protein MEHRELQQDLEAQWGQVVSRLQGKLFQSDWDIASFTVFFIFIGMVLLLVLLVLIRCCCCCCCNDDEKPRRHKVGIENMALQP